The DNA segment AACGACTTCACGTTGACGAGTTGCGATTTGAGGGTGTCGCTGAGCGCGGCCGCCTGTTGCGCGATCGTGGTGCCGCCGAGAAAGATGATGCCGGCAAGCGCCCCGGCCAACACCAGGCAGACGATAGCGAGCCGCAACGGCTGCGGCCATCCGACTAGTCGGCCGAGCTGGTGGGTCAGCGCGTTGAGCGTCACGCCGAGCAAGGCGCCTGAAAAGATCAGAAATAGCGCCGCCGCAAACGACCAGGCGAACAGCAACAGACTCGCGAAGGCCACGGTGGCGATGCCGCCGACGGCAATCGCCCAGGTGAGGTCGCTTCTGGTTTGACGACGGTCATCCGATGGCTGCGGCACGATTCCCATTTTCCTGTTTTCAGGCTCACTCTTTCGTCAAAAGCTGCCCACGATCAAGCCATCCGAGCTGTTTGTCGCCGCCACTTGGGCGCTTCGGGCTGTCCGCCAGCGCGGAATGAAAGCATTGCAGACCTGCTTGGCCGTGGAAAGCCGTTCCAAAATGTTGATCCGGCGCAGCAGCAAGTGCATTATCTTAAGCTTCGAACGGTTCGCGAGACGGAAAGGGTATGAAGAAGCCAGTTGTCGGTGTGATTGGGAATGCCCACCGCCTTGAAGGTCGTTTTGACGTCCAGGCGGTCGGGGTGCGAAACCTTCGTGCCATCGCGCAGGTGGCAGGCGCCTTGCCCCTGATATTTGCCGGCTGTCCCGAGATTACCGACGTTCCGGCCTTGCTCGACGTGGTCGACGGCATCGTGCTGACCGGCGCGCGGGCCAACGTCCATCCGACCCGCTTCAAGACCGAACCCCATATCAAGCACGAACCCTACGACATCCCGCGCGACGAAGTGGCGCTGACCCTGTCGGAAGCCTGCGTCGCCCGCGGCATTCCGCTGTTCGGCATCTGCCGCGGCCTTCAGGAAATGAACGTCGCTTTCGGCGGCTCGCTCCATCCCGAGATCAGGGAGTTGCCCGGCCGCATGAACCACCGCATGCTGCGGCTGGAGAACGGCGAAATTCATCCCGACCCCAAGGTGATCTTTGCCGACCGGCATGAGGTCAAGCTGCTCGCCGGGGGCGCCTTTGCCGAACTGCTCGGCTGCGACACCATTCGCGTCAACTCGCTGCATGGTCAGGGCATCCTCGATCCCGGCGCGCGGGTGGTCGTAGAGGGGATTGCGGAAGACGGCACCATCGAGGCCATTCGTATTGCGGACGCACCGTCGTTTGCGCTCGGCGTGCAATGGCATGCCGAATACGATCCGCATCGCAATCCGATCAACCGTGCGCTGTTCGAAGCGTTCGGCAAGGCGCTTCGCGAACACAAGCGCGTCGCGGCGTAGGCGAACTCCCTCCTAACTGCAAACATGCATCATCGCTCTCGCGGCATCGATTGCCCGAGCTTTGCATCAATCTGCCCTCTGAAACAGAGGGCGCAGGGAAAGCCGGATGCGAAAGCCGCACCCGCAGCCTCGCGTGGGATGAAAAAACCACACGAGCGTAGTCACCACAGGTTTGGCCGGTTCGATCCGGCTTTCCCCGCGCGATCGGTTTTAACGGCTTGCTTCGTGCTCTCCCTGGTGAACCGGGCTTTGTTGTCACCATCATCGGCGCGATCCGGAGGATCGTCGCCAACTTGGCACCAGCATCGGGGTGTCAGGACCACACGACTTCGCCGTCCGCCTCGATGCGTTCGTCTCGCGCATGTCAGCGTCCATCGCGGCCCGCACCCAACGTTCGTGACGATCGCGATACGCCCCTTGTGTCCAGGAAATCTGGCAGAACATGCGAACGGGCGGTTGGATCAAAACCGCCCGTTGCTGGAACTGAGCCCGTTACGCCCCAAAGGCGGCAAAACCTGTATCAGAGCGAGGGACAGCTCCGGTGTCTTCCTCAACCCGAACAGTTGCAAGGGCTTCGAGCCCGAACCGAGCAAGGAAGGGAGTGGATGATGGCACAAAATGATCTCGCTGTCGTGGGCATCGACGTCGCCAAAGACAAGGTGGACCTGTGCATTCGAGCATTGGCGTTGCGGCAGACCTGTCCGAACACCGCCCAAGGTCGCCGCAAACTGGTGGCCTGGCTTCGCAGGCACCAGGTAGGCAAGGCGGTGATGGAGGCGAGCGGCGGTTACGAGCGTGAATGGCGCAAGGTGCTGCACGATGCCGGCATCGAGGTACGGATCGTGGACCCAAAGCGGGTTCGTCACTTCGCTCAATCGGCCGGACGGCTTGCCAAGAGTGATACGATCGATGCTGAGATGATCGCCTGGTTTGCCGAGACGTTCGGCGAGACGCCGAGCCAGACACATGATGCTGCGCAAGAGGAACTGGCGGCCCTGGTGAAAGCACGCCTAGCGCTCGTTGAGTTGAAGATCCGATTGCAAAGCCAAAGCGCACATGCCTCGCCGGGGCCGGTTCAAAAAGCACAGGCCCGCGTCTTGAAGAGTCTGGCGACCGAAATTGAAAAGCTCGAGACTGCGATCGCAGCCAAGGTCAAGGCGACACCGCACCTTGCCGAGCGTGCCGAAATTATCGAGAGCGTGCCGGGCTTTGCCGAAACGACCTCCGCGATCCTCGTTGCAGGGATGCCAGAACTCGGGCAAGTGAACGATAAGATCGCCGCGGCTTTGGTAGGCATCGCTCCTTACGACGATGACAGTGGAAAGCGCCGGGGCGAGCGCCACATCAAGGGCGGCCGCCGCTGGATCCGCAACGCCATCTACATGCCTTGCCTCGGCGCTGCCACGCAGAACAATCCAGTCGCCAAGGCCTTCTATCGCCGCCTGATCGCCAAGGGAAAGGAGCCGAAGGTGGCCCTCGTGGCCTGCATGCGCAAGCTGATCTGCATTCTCAACGTCATGATCGCTCGCCACCAGAAATGGGACACCGCTCGTTACGCACCCGCCTGATCGAGCGAACCTTTATCGCGCCCAGGCCCTCGTCTATCTCGACACAGTTGCTCGTAGGGAGCGCGGGCCGGGGCGAGCTGATGCCAGTGATTTGCCCGACGGGGCAACAGAGGGGCCTGCGACCAATTGGCACGAAGGGCAAATCAAGGCCGTCCACACAAAAACGCGCTCGGGAAGGCTCTGAGGTGGTGCTTGCGAGGCGCTTGCATCCTAGGCGCTAAATGGCTTGCCCAACTTTGGCAGTGCCCAGAATCAAAGTATTTGCGACAATTGCAGCCGTCATGATAGTGGCGTCGCGGAAGAAGTGGTCCCCGATAGACATGGCGAAGTCTGCAAAGCTATTGGCAATCAAGAGAGGAAAGGTGCTCCTGGTCCGACGCAAACGCGACCGACTATGGATGTTTCCAGGTGGACGAAAGCGCGCACGCGAGAACGAGAAGGACTGCCTGCGAAGGGAGATCAGTGAGGAGCTTCCTAAACTCAAACTCGGGAAGCTCGCGCTTTGGGAAGAGGCCAAGGTCAAGAATCGTTTCTCCGGAAGGAGGATGAGCGATGCAATCTTCATTGCGAAGAAGGCGTCTGGCAATCTGACGATTGGCGACAAGAAAGAGATTGACAGAGCCGCATGGCGCAAACCTCGCGGGTTGCGGCTTACGCCAACGTCGCGTTACATCAGGGACAAAGTCTTTCCTAAGCGCAAGCGCGAATAGCGCACATCAGCGCCTAGATATATCCTCAACCGCATTCCAGATGACGGGCAACATCGTCCTCCGGCGCGTGCCGGAGCGGCTAACCTGCCGAGGCGGCATCTTTGTCATCGGTTGAGCTTTCGTCCGGCTCTACTACGCGGAGACGGCTCGGCTGCAAGGCACCTGCGCGCTCCAGTACCGGATAGGCGACCGAGCATATATGCGAGTGGATGCGTTTCAGGTCGCGCAGCACGTCGAGATGTAGTGAGCTCGATTCGATGCTCTCGGGACGACGCTCGCGCAGTCGCTCCAAGTGGCTTTCGGCGGCCGCCAGCTCTGCCGTGCGCAATGTCGCCTTCTCCGCGATCAACTGACGGGCGATCTTCACATCGCCGGACATGAAGACGCTGAACGCAAGCTTAAGATTGCCTATGACCTCCTGGTGGAAGGCCTCCAGCTCCGCGGCGCCCTGTTTGGAGAAGGCGAGCTTTCGTTTGATCTTCTTCTGGGCCAGTTCCATTAGATTCTTGTCGATGATATCGCCGATATGCTCCAGGTTGATGGAGAACGCGATGATCTCCATCGCGCGGTGACCGTCCCGTTCATCCAGGCTTTCGCGCGTGAGCCGCGTCACGTAGAGCTTCACGGCCTCGTCGAGTTTATCGACGGCGTTGTCCATCCGGCTGACCTCAGCAACGAGGCGGCGGTCATCGGTCATCAGGGCTGTCATGCCTTGAAGCAGCATGCTCTCGACGATGTCACCCAGATGAAGCACCTCGCGTTCTGCGCAGGCGAGCGCGACCGACGGCGTGCCGAGGGCCGCCTCATCAAGATAGAGAGGTGCCGTGGGATTGTTGGGTTTCGCGCGTTCAGGCAGGAACCGGGTCAAGAGCGAAGCCAGCCAAGCCAATGGGAGGATGAAGACGATTGCCAGCACGAGGTTAAATGCCGTGTGGAAGTCCGCGGTCATGCGCGATGCGTTCGGCTCGAACCGACTGAGCGCATCAGCGATTGGATGCAGGAACGGTAACGCCAGAGCGCACCCGACCATGCGATTGAGGAGGTTGCCGAGCGGCAAACGATAGCTGGCCGGGTTGCTGCTGTTACTACCTTCAATGACAGGGTTGATGGCGCTACCGAGATTTGCGCCAAGTGTCAGGGCGAGTGCTGCCACTGGCGTAATAAAGCCCGAGTAAGCCAGCGACATGATCAACAACACGACCGTGACGCTCGAATGGGCGACCCAGGTCAGCACGGCGGCCATCAATACGCAAAGGAAGGAATCACCGGTGATCGCGGCGAGGAGCGTGCGAACCGCCGGCGCTTCCTCCGCCGGCGCCAGCGTGTCGAGCAAGATGTGCAGCGACAAGAGCATCAACCCGATGCCGATCGCGACGCGGCCGAGATCGCGCGTGCGGGTCTGACCACCTCGCTTGAATGCGATAACCCCAACAAGGAACAGCAACGGTGCCACGGCCGTGACGTTGAAGGAGAGAGCTTGCACGATCAGTGTCGTGCCGACATTCGCGCCCAGCATGATGGCGAGCGCTGGAGCAAGATCGACGGCGCCGCCGGTGACGAACGAAGCGGTCATCAGCCCGGTCGCTGTGCTGCTTTGCAGGAGAGCCGTCACGATGATGCCGGCGAGGAAGGCCAGAAAGCGGTTGCGCAGCGCGGTCCCGAGGATGCGCCGCAAATCGGATCCGAAGGCTCGGACGATGCCACTATGGACCATGTGCAGCCCCCACAGCAGTAGCGCGACGCCGCCGAGGAGGTCGAGGAGGATCATGCTGCTCAACGTTTCCTCCTTTCGTCCCAAATCTCGGTATGGGAGCGGACTCGGTCTCTTCAACCGATTAAGGCCGTCTACCCATAAAATGATCATACCCGCCTGGTTCCGAAAAGCGACGCAAAAGCAGATATGAAAATATAGACGCGATGGGTCAATCGGTTGGGGGATTTCGCATTTGGCTCGTCATAGCCCGGGCTGTCCCAGCCATCCACGTCTTGGTTTTGCAAGGTAGGGAGACGTGGATGCGTTGGACAAGCCCGCGCATGACGAGGGGAGAGATCACGCAATGTGCGCGGCCCATTGGCCCAAAGCGGTAGTGCCCTGCCGCGCGAGGTTGGCTAACATGGCAGTCCATAACCAATAAAAACAGCGGCATGCCGTGGGGAGAGACGCTCATGGGTAAACGGCACTGGTCGCGGCGCGAGGTGCTTGGGGCTTCGGCCGGAGTTGCGGCTGGAATGGCTTTTGCCGAGCCTGCCAAAGCCGCGGCGGCTCCGTCTGCCGTCACGCCGGAGCTGATCGAGGCGGCGAAGAAGGAGGGCAAGGTCTCCTATTACGCAGCCATCCAGCTCGAAGTGGCCGAAAATCTGGGAAAGATGTTCGAGGCCAAATATCCGGGCATATCGGTGCGCGTTGAACGTTCCGGCGCCGAGCGGATTTTTCAGCGCATCGCCCAGGAGCAGGGCAGCGGAATCCACGCGGTCGATGTCGCCAATTCGACCGATGTTTCGCATTATCTCGAATGGAAGAAGAACGGCTGGCTGGCGTCATACCTTCCAGAAGAGGTCGCGAAGAATTTTCCGGCCGATCAAGTCGACGGCGAGGGGATGTATGCGACCGCGTGCGCCTGGCTGGAAGTGATCGGCTACAACACGAATTTGGTGAAGCCGGAGGATGCGCCGAAGAGCTATGCGGACCTGCTCGATCCGAAGTGGCAGGGCAAGATCGTCAAGGGTCATCCGAGTTACTCGGGCGCCATCCTGACCACGACCTTCGTGCTCTCGCGCGAGTTCGGCTGGTCGTATCTGGAAAAATTGGCCAAACAGAAGGTGATGCAGGTGCAATCGGCGGGCGATCCGCCGATCAAGATCATGCTCGGCGAGCGCGCGGTGATGGCTGACGGCAACGACTACAATCTCGTGCTGTTCAAGGACCAGGGCAAGCCGGTTGAAGTCGTGTATCCCGCCGAGGGCTCGCCCCTGATCATCGTGCCTTCAGGCGTATTCAAGGAGGCGCCCAATCCGAACGCGGCGCGGCTGTTCCAGAGCTTTTTCTTCAGCACTGAGGCCCAGCAGATGCTGGTCGATAAATTCGCCCATCGCTCTTTTCACGCCGAAGTGAAGCCGAGGGCAGGGCAGAAGCCGATGTCGGAAGTGAAGATGCTGAAATCCGATCCGGTCCAGGTGCAGGCGCAAAGCGAAGAGATCAAGGCGCGTTACGCCAAGCTGTTTCGGGTTTGAGCGCGTCGTAACTGCGGGCGCAGAGCTAGCGGTCAAGCGGTACGACACGTGGCAGCAAATGTCGTGTACACTTCCGTGATGTGAGATCCGTCGGAGAGGCGCCCATGAAGTCTGAAAGGGACGGTATCAACCCGGCAGTCAAGCCAAGTGGAACAGGTTGCGTTGATTGCATGGCTTCCGGGCGATGGTGGTTCCACCTTCGAAGATGCGCCGCATGCGGGTACATCGGCTGCTGTGATAGCTCACCAAATCAGCATGCATCGAAACACTATGCCGCTACGGGTCATCCGGTTATCACGAGCTTCGAGCCGGGCGAGCATTGGTTTTACGACTATCGTACAGAACAACCCTTTGCCGGCCCCAAGCTTCATCCCCCTCATGCGCATCCGCCGGAGCAGCCGGTGCCCGGACCGGCCGGAGCGGTGCCTTCGAATTGGCAAACGCTCATTCGGGGATGAACGCGCGTCAGGTATGGCTTTCCAGCTTCAGGTGGATGACTTTGTCGCTAGTCGTCGCGTGTCATGGCCAGCGCCAACGACCTGATCGCGGGCGCCGCCAGCACAACCACCGGCAACATGGCCGCCCAGGCAATCAACCAGGAAGTTGCCCAGTTCTGCAAAAAATTGCCGCGTGCCAGTGAAGGAAAACTGGCGATGCCGGCGGCAATCAGCGACGTCAGTCCGGACTGGATGACGCCGAAAACGAAATGGCTGTAGCGACGGGGAATGCGGAGCATGGGAGGGTCCTTGCTGATCTTTTGCAAGGCCGCTGCAAGGCGTGTGCCGAAGCTCGATGCAGCCTTCTGATCGGTGACTGGTGCTCGCAATGTATTGTGCGTCGCGGGACATTGCCATCAACATATTTTGTGCGTCGCGGCAGTGCGCGCCGATCAAATGATCTTGGTCACTCGCTCCGCGCCAGCCTCTTGTACTCAGCGAAGTCCAGTTGCTAAAGGGGACCGGCCGCTACGCAACGGCCAGGCAGCACGTCGCGCCGATGGGCCACGTGTCCGCAACGGGAAACGCAAAAGGAAAAACAAAATGCCCGCCTACAACATTCTCCTCCTCGGCGCGTCATATGGATCGCTGCTCGCCTCCAAACTGCTGTTCGGCGGCCATTCGATTCACCTCGTGTGCCTCCCGGCCGAAGCCGAATTGATCAATGCGGAAGGCTTCAAGGTCATTCTGCCCGTTCGTAACCGCAGGGATCCCGTGCTGCTGGAGTCCCGCAAGCTGCCGGGCAAGGTGACGGCGGGCCCCGCGACCGGCGTCGATCCCTCGAAATACGATTTGGTTGGGCTGTGCATGCAGGAGCCGCAATACCGGTCCGACGGCGTACGTCAGCTGCTGGATGCCGTCGGCAAGTCGGGTGTGCCCTGCATGTCGATCATGAACATGCCGCCGCTGCCCTATATCAAGCGGATTCCCGGTCTCGACTACAAGGCACTGGAGGCGGCCTACACCGACGCGCGTGTCTGGGACTCGGTCAGCCCGCACAAGATCACGCTGAACAGCCCCGATCCGCAAGCCATCCGTCCGCCGGACGGCAAGGCCAACGAGCTGCTGGTCACGCTGCCGACCAACTTCAAATGCGCGAAATTCGAGGACGACAAGGATACGCAGATCATTCGCAACCTCGAAAAGGACGTCGATGCCGCGCGCTTCAAGATCGCGGGCGACGAGATCGAACTGCCGGTCAAGTTGAAGGCCTATGACTCGATCTGGGTCCCGCTGGCGAAATGGTCGATGCTGCTGGCGGGCAACTATCGCTGCATCACCAAGGACGGCATGCGGACGGCGCAGGAAGCGGTGCATTCCAACATCGAGGAATCGCGTTCGGTCTACAACTTCGTGTTCGATCTGTGCGTGAAGTTGGGGGCCAATCCGGCCGATCTGGTTCCGTTCGAGAAATACGCTGCCGCCGCGCAAAGCCTGTCGCGTCCGGCTTCCGCTGCGCGCGCATTGCAGAACGGCGCGCCGAACATCGAACGCGCCGACAAGCTGGTGCAGCTCATTGCCCTTCAGAAGGGCTTGAGGCATCCGGCGATCGATGCCCAGGTGGCCCTCGTCGACGAGCGCCTCGCGGCCAACCGGAAAGCAGCGAAGGCCTGAAAAACGCGCTCGCCGATCGGACGGGTTAACCGTCATGGCCAAAGAAGAAGGGCCCCGCTGGATGCGGGGCCTTTCTTGTTGAGACTGGCGGACTAGTCGTTGTCCCAACGATGTTCGCGGATCACGACACTGCGGTCATAGTCGCGATCACGGTAGTCGCGCCGATAGAAGCCGTGCCGGAATTCGCGGTCACGCTCATGAAGGCGGAAGCGGGGGCCGTCATAGCGATCACCATAATATCCACGGTCGGCGCCGACGCCGACATAGATGTCCTGGGCATTCGCAAGCGTCGGAACACCAGCCGCAATCGCGGCCGCGGCCGCCAAAGCATAAACGAGCTTTCTCATCATTTTCTCCTCCGTTTAACGAGGAGACAACAAGCGCCGCTGCGCGAGGTTGCCGGAACTGGCGAGGAACTTTCTTGAACGCCTATTCACCATGCTGGCTTTGCTTTGAAAGCGGAGAGGCAGAAGCGTGAAATAGCGGGAACGATCGGCACCGAACCACGTTGGACGTGTTTCCGATTGGGAGCACTTCCATGCGCACGTTGACGGTCGCTCTTGGTTTGGCGGTATTACTCGGCGCAAACGGGAGCGCGCCGGCGCAGCATATAGGAACGAAGCAGGAGCAGAGCGCATGCTCGCGCGATGCATCGCGCTTCTGCCGCAAGGATCTCGGCGATGACAACGCCGTTCAGCAATGCCTTCAGGGCAAGCGCGCCAGTCTGAGTTCGTCGTGCAGGAAAGTCTTCGAAAGCCACGGAATGTGAACGCGCCGCGCCGCGGGAGCGCCGGCGGCTCAGAATCTTTGCGAAAATACACCAAAACTGAAAGAGAATGAGGCGGAAGGCGTCGCAAGCGTTAGCCCTTGACCTGACACGTGCCCCGCGGGAAAAATCGGCAAGGGGCAGGCTGCCGTTCAGAGGCTGGCATGAAACGTTTCGACGCGATTGTGATGTTCGTGAGCCTTTGGCTGCTCGCGTCGATGGTGGTTGACGTCCTGACGCCGCCAGAACTGACGGTCTACGCCATCGGCATGGCGCTGGCGCCGGCAACGCTGATATCAGCGCTGCTCTACTGGCTGGGCGTGCCGAGGATCGACTTTGCGGTATGCTTCTCGGTGCTTTGGATGGTCTCGGGGATGGTGCTTGAGCTGATCTCGCCGCAGCCGTTGTCGCCGTACATGATCATCGTTGTGGTGCTGCCAACGGTGGCCGTCGGGATCGTGATCAATTTCCAGCGCTGGCGGCGCGCGTTTGCAGCCGTCGTGCCGGAGACGAAGCCGACCGATCCGCGCGTTTCCTAAAAAAGTTTCGTGCCGGTCAAATAAAAAGGGGCGCTTGCGCGCCCCTTTTGTCTTGCGGGTTCGTCCGCGAGCTTTACTGCGAGTAATACATGTCGAATTCGACCGGGTGCGGGGTCATTTCGAAACGCTCGACCTCGGTCATCTTCAGCGCGATATAGGCGTCGATGAAATCGTCATCGAACACGCCCCCGTTCTTGAGGAACGCGCGACCCTTGTCGAGATTTTCCAGCGCCTCGCGCAACGAGCCGCACACCGTCGGAATCGCCTTCAGCTCTTCCTTCGGCAGATCGTAGAGGTCCTTGTCCATCGCCGGACCCGGATCGATCTTGTTCTTGATGCCGTCGAGGCCCGCCATCAGCATCGCGGCAAAGCCGAGATACGGATTGGCCATCGGATCGGGGAAGCGCACCTCGACGCGCTTGGCCTTCGGGTTCGACGTATAGGGGATGCGGCAGGAGGCCGAGCGGTTGCGCGCGGAGTAGGCGAGCAGCACGGGCGCTTCATAGCCCGGCACCAGGCGCTTGTAGGAGTTGGTCGACGGGTTGGTGAAGGCGTTGATCGCCTTCGCATGCTTGATGATGCCGCCGATATAGTGGAGGCAGGTCTCGGAGAGGTCGGCGTACTTGTTGCCGGCGAAGACGGGCTTGCCGTCCTTCCAGATCGACTGGTGGACGTGCATGCCCGAACCATTGTCTCCGTAGATCGGTTTCGGCATGAAGGTGGCGGTCTTGCCATAGATGTGCGCGACCTGGTGAATGCAGTATTTGTAGACCTGCATCTGGTCGGCCATCAGCGTCAGCGTGTCGAATTTCATGCCGAGCTCGTGCTGGGCGGAAGCGACTTCGTGATGATGCTTCTCGACCTTGACGCCCATCTTGGCCATCGCGCCGAGCATTTCCGAGCGCATGTCCTGCACCGAGTCCTGCGGCGGAACGGGGAAGTAGCCGGCCTTGGTGCGGATGCGGTGGCCGAGATTGCCGCCTTCATATTCGGTGTCGGAGTTGGTCGGGAATTCCGAGGAGTCGAGCTTGAAGCCGGTGTTGTAGGGCAGCGCGGAGAAGCGGACGTCGTCGAACACGAAGAACTCGGCCTCGGGGCCGACGAACACGGTGTCGCCAACGCCCATCGACTTGACCATGGCTTCCGCCTTCTTGGCGATGCCGCGGGGATCGCGGTTGTAGGGCTCGCCCGTGGTCGGCTCCAGCACGTCGCAGGTGATGACCATCGTGGTCTCCGCGAAGAACGGATCGATCGTGGCGGTGACCGGATCGGGCATCAGGCACATGTCGGATTCATTGATCGCCTTCCAGCCGGCGATCGAGGAGCCGTCGAACATCTGGCCCTCGGTAAAGGTGTCCTCTTCGATCATTGTGATGTCGAAGGTAACGTGCTGCCACTTGCCGCGCGGGTCGGTAAAGCGCAGGTCCACGTATTTGACGTCGTTGTCCTTGATCGACTTGAGGACGTCCTTGGCGGTCTTCATGAATCCCCCTTTGACTGGTGTTGGTTTGGGGCCGCAGGAAGCGCAGCGCCCGGCAATAAGGTCAATACAGTCGGGGGATGCTCAAGACAATATCAGACTGGCAGGATAACTGCCGCTAGAAGCGGCATCCAGCCGAAGGGTCGTCTTGTAGAATTCGCCTCTCCAGGCGAAGGATATTTAGATCGCGTCGAGCCCGGATTCGCCGGTCCGGATGCGGATGGCCTCCTCGATATTGGACACGAAAATCTTGCCGTCGCCGATCCGCCCGGTCTGCGCGGCGCGCCGGATCGCATCGATGGCGCGCTCGACGAGCTCGTCGGAAATGACGATCTCGATCTTCACCTTGGGCAGGAAGTCGACGATGTACTCCGCGCCCCGGTACAGCTCGGCATGGCCCTTTTGACGCCCGAAACCCTTGGCTTCGGTGACCGTGATACCCTGGAGTCCAACTTCCTGGAGCGCTTCTTTAACCTCGTCCAGCTTGAACGGCTTGATGATGGCTTCGATTTTCTTCACAGGTTGCCTCCCGGCACTTTCATGGTCTCAAGGACGTTCAGGTTTGTTGTCGCGGATTGCGCGAAATGAGTGGATCTCGTGGCCGAATGCGGGCTTGGTAGTTGCCTGCCTAGGCCGTCGATCTGAAACTGACCCCACGAAAGCAGGGTCTATGCCAGATCGTTAAGACGCTAGATTTTTTAATTTTATCAGCTCTTTAGTGGGCGCCGAACGGCCGCCGGCGAGATTCGTCCAATCATAGGGCAGATGTAAAAATAGGCAAATAGGTCAAACGATGTGCATACGGTCATGGGTGGCCGCGCGCGAAATGCCTTCGGAAGAGGCGTTTCTGTCAGGGGATTGGGCATGGAAGTTCTGACGACCACCGAGATGGAGCGCGCCGACCGGCTCGCGATCGCGGCGGGCACGCCGGGGTTCTCGCTGATGCTGAGTGCGGGACAGGCGGTCGCATCGGTGGCGATGGACCTCGTCGAGGAGGGGCCGATCCTGGTGATCGCCGGGCCCGGCAATAACGGCGGCGACGGCTTTGTCGCGGCGGCCGAGCTTGCCGCGCGCGGCCGGGATGTTTCCGTCATTCTGTTGTGCGAGCGCGACAGCTTGCAGCGCGATGCGGCGTCGGCCGCTCGAGGCTGGAAATATCCGGTGCTGCCGTTCAACCCCCAGGCCATCGGCAAGCCGGCGCTGATCATCGACGCGCTGTTTGGCGCCGGTCTTGACCGCCCGGTGAAGGGCGAACCGCTCGACATGATCGAGGCGATCAATGCCAACGGCGCGCCAGTGCTGGCCGTCGATCTGCCGAGCGGCATCAACGGCACGACGGGCGCCGTCATGGGCACGGCGGTAAAGGCGCTGGAAACCGTCACCTTCTTTCGCCGCAAGCCCGCGCATCTGTTGTTGCCGGGACGCCGGCATTGCG comes from the Bradyrhizobium erythrophlei genome and includes:
- a CDS encoding P-II family nitrogen regulator, which translates into the protein MKKIEAIIKPFKLDEVKEALQEVGLQGITVTEAKGFGRQKGHAELYRGAEYIVDFLPKVKIEIVISDELVERAIDAIRRAAQTGRIGDGKIFVSNIEEAIRIRTGESGLDAI